Sequence from the bacterium genome:
CGATCGTCTCCACCGTCGCCGCGATCACGTTGGACACGATGAGCACGCACATGAAGGCGTCGAAGACCTGGCTCGTCGTGTCTTCAGGCGCACCGAGCTCGAGGATCTCGAAGAGGCGTCGTCTGACGGTCTGCCGCTCTCTCACCATCCAGCCAGGCTAGGGGTATGGAGACCCGCCGCAACGGGGGGGCGCCCCCCGGCCCGACCAGTCCCGTCGGCCGCTAGTATCGAGCTTCATGCTCCGCAACCTGGGTCTCCTCCTGCTCTCGACTCTCGCCAGCCTCCTCGGGGTCGAAGTTGCGGCACGCCTGGAGTGGATTCCGCTGCCGGACAGGGTCTCGACCGACGCCTCGTGGGAGGAGCGGTGGCACCGGTATCGCCGGGGCCTGAACCCGCGATTCTTCATCGAGCTCGACGCGGACCTGGGTCATATCCCAGCGGCCAACCTGGACCGCATCGACAACAAGGGCTCCACTGTCAGCACGAATGCCGCCCACATGCGCGGCCGTCGCGAGTACTCCCTCGCCCGCACCGAGGCCGCCCGGGTCGTCGCCATCGGCGACTCCTTCACGTTCGGCCAGTGCGTAGACGACGACGAGACCTTTCCCCACGCGATCGAGGAGAGCCTCGCCAACACCGAGGCGCTGAACCTCGGCGTGGTGGGATACGGCCAGGGACAGGCCCTCTTGCGCCTGCGCCGCGATGGATTCCCCTATCAGCCGGATGCCGTCGTGTTCGGCTTCCACGCCACGGACATGAAGCGCAATCTGCTGGGCTTCCGAAGCTACGGAAAGCCGCGTCTGCGCCTCGAGGGCGGCCGCCTCGAGGTCGAGAACGTGCCGGTGCCGTCGCCGGAAGCCTATGTCCGCTGGTGGCGGTCGCGTGCGTGGAACTTCGTGCGCATCTACAGAGCCTCCCGCGAGGATCCCGAGGCACTGCGCCTCCGGACCCGTGAGCTGAGCCTGGCGATCGTCCGCCAGATGGCCGTCGAGAGCCGTGCGCGGGGTGCTGTGTTCACGGTCGTGCACTTGCCTTACAAAAACGCGCTCCGCTCGGAGGGCCGATTCGGTTGGCCTTTCATGGACGTCGTGTGTGCCGAGGCCGAGAGGGCCGGCGGATCCTGCGTATCGACCGTGCCGCGCCTCCGCGAGATCGTCCGCGAGACCGGGGAGCTCGACCGGCATTTCGCCTGCCACTACTCGCCGGAAATATTCCGGGCCGTGGGGGAGCTGATTGCGGAGGAGCTGGTGCGTGTGCTCCCCCAGCGATTCGTGCTGCGCGACTGAGCGCCAGCCCGGGCGAAACGCAGCGGCGCGGTGGCCGCATCGAGTTCCGTGGTCTCCTGGTACTGGCCGTCGCTTCCGTGCGGCACCTACTGACGCGGTAACTTCCACATGTTCCCCTCCGGCAATCTGGTGTGCCGATTGGTGTGCCAACCAGACCACACGCACCGAAGCACAGCAGAACACAGCGACACTTAGCCAAACAACGCTCTCAGCAATGGCATTCAAGAGGTCAGGGGTTCGACTCCCCTCAGCTCCACCAGGGATTTCGCGGGGTTGGCTGGCAACAGCTGACCCCGCTTTTCGTTGGATGAGCCAGCCGATTACTCGAAATCGAGCCTATGGGCGTTCCGGATCTTGTCCGTCTCACCCTGCCCGACGCCCGCCTCCGCAGCGAACGCCTCCCATTGGCCCACGGCGCTGACGACCTCGTCGAGCATCGCGTCCGACCGCCCGCGCATCAGCTGCGCTGCCTTCGCACAGGCGCGGAAATCCTCCCGCACGAACCCGTCGCGCTTTCCGTTGATCGACATCTGATGTTGCGCGGTCCACTTCCCGGTGCGGTTGTAGCTGTAGGTGACATCGAAGGCGGGAGACAGATGCCACTCGCCGGATTTCTCCATCAAGAAGGCGATGTTCTTCACGTGATCGTCCTGGTTTCGGCCGACCACATTGAACAGCATCCGATGGAACTGCTCCTCGACCGCGGCCGTTCCCATGCCGAGCTTGCGGATCGCGGCGAAGGCCTGCTCGTAGGAATGGGCGCCGGCTGCGTTGAAATCCAGGTGGGCCAACGCACCGAGCGATTGCATGTGGCGTTTCTTTCCGTCGTCGTCCCGGTCGAAGCGCTTCGTCATGAAGTGCCGACGGCCGCCCTCTTCCATCAATCGGCATGGATGCATGCGGATGCCTGCTTCCGCTGCCATCAGGGAGTAGGCGTACTCGATCGCACCGTATCCCTCTGGATCCTCCAGCTCCTTGTCCTTGTTTCCGCTCACACCGTCGAATTTGATCAGCCACTGTTCGAAGCCGCTGCTCGCATCGAGCTGACCCGATCGAACCTCCCCCGTAGCCTGGTTCCATGCGATCACGGCTTTCGCTCTGGCCCCGCCAGCCGAGGTTCCGACGTGGAGGATGTCGGCCAGGGTGCCGTGCCTCTCGTCCACCGCGAGGGAGCCGCGGAGTTGGCCGCGCTGCGAGAGGATGTCGGAAGCCAGCCCGACGAGCTGATCGATGCGGATCTCGTCGCTTGCCATGCGATCCGGGCCTGTGGAAGGCACGAACTCGAGGGCGCCCATTCCCCGGGATCCCGTGTAGCAGAGTCGCTCTACCGGATTGAGGCTCCCCGGCGGCCTGCCTTGCGTTGCGAGCCATGCGTCGATCAGCAGGTTGCCGAAGCGATCCGGCAGGGAATCGGCCAGGAGCCCAGGCAAGCCGTGGAAGGTTTCGTGCGCCAGGGATGGAAACGAGTAGATCTGGTTCGAGAGGGGCATGCTGATCGGTGACACTTCGACCCTGCTGCCTGCGAATTCCGGGGCGTACTGAAACGCAGCGTCGACCTCCCCATCCTCCAAGGAGACGGCACCGATGCTGCGGCCCCATAGGCGGACTTCTGCGACCGAGGTCATGCGTCCTCTCCCCAGGACCAGTCAACTTTCTCGCGGACTTCGGATCTGGGTGAGGAGGCACGCTTGCGCTGCTTGCCTTGGAGGCGAAGCAGTTCGATCGGGCTTGCGCGCGGCTTGGGTACGAGAACATCCAATGCGTCGAGCAGATCGAGCGTGCGCAAGAGCCGGATGAAGCTGGATAGCTGGGCTCCGGCTCCGTTCTCGATGCGAGAGATCGTCTGCATGGAGAGCCCGGCCTCGGTGGCCGCCTGGGATTGTGTCAGCCCGGCGGAGACCCGCTGCCGGGCGAGGCGCTTGCCGATCTCTTCGAGAACGGCGGCGTCGGTCAGGGATTGTTGGATCTTCATGAGTACTCAAATCTGGTAGTTAGACGGCTGCAATGCTCTCTACTAGCCTGATTTGAGTATATCGCTTCGTTTCTTGCTCAACTATACAAAAATGTCGCTTTGATATCGAAAACTCCATTAAATCATCAAACTTGTATAGTTCCATTGATCCATGTTTACCCCTCGGGGATTCCGGCTCAGACCTGGACGACCGATGGGGCGCCTTCCTCGGAATCCTGCATGAAGCGGCAGATGCGGCCGGACGAAAGCAGGTTCGCGTAGGGGCGCTCGGACATCATGCGAAACTAGCGGGGACGTTCCTTGCGAACTTGCGTTTCTTGGGTTGCGGGGGGACCCCGCAACCCAAGAAACGCAAGTTCGCAAGGAACGTCCCCGCTAGTTTCGCAGCAGAAGCTCCAGGGTCGGTGAGAGTTCGCGGAGCTCCAGGCCGACGCTTCCGTGTCCGAGGCCTGTCAGGCTTCGTGATGCCGGCCGACGATGGACGACAGAGCAACGCCAGACCATGGTGGAGTTGCCTTCGAGCACGACCCGGATCTGTTCACCCGGCGGCAAGGCCGCCTCCGTGGACAGACTCATCCCTGAACGGGAGAGATCCCCAAGCGCCCCGGGCATCTGCTTGCCTCGCCAATGAACCTGGACCGGAAGGCCACACGGCTGGCGTCGGGCGGTTCGTCGCTCGAGCACCTCCGGCCATCCCTCTCGCTCGGGCTCGCCGAAATCCAGATCACGGGGGTTCCCAGCCATGGCATGCCTCCACTCCCCATCGCGCAGCATCGGGGGAGGCTTGTGAGTGCCATCAGGTCTCGGGCAGGTGACGGGGGCAGCGCGGTTTCGCTCAGGCTTCGTGTCTGGCGCCAGGATTTGCGCTGAAAACACCCGAGCCAGGGCGACGTTCTCGAGGTCGATTCACGTCTTTTGGCGCACGTCCCGTGCGTTCGGGGAGGAGAAACGCCGACCTGAAAGAATCTCTTGAAAAAGAAGGGCCGGCTCTTGCCAGAAACGACTTCCGTGCTATCATTCCAACACCACATCGCGAAACGAAGCCCGCTCTCCGGCGGGCTTTTCCTATTCTGGGGCTGTTCGCAGTATCTTCGCCTGCCAACCCGATCCGTGGCGGCGGCTACAATGGGATCCCCGCGGGGCCAAGCTTGTGAGCCCTGCCCGAGGAGAAACCCGTTGACGGACCCGGCCCCGCCTCGAACGCTCGGCGTCGTCGAGGCCATCACGGCAGTCCGAGACCAGTGCCCTCATGCCCGTGTGCGCCAGCATGCCCGCCAGGCCTTGGAAGCGGTTGGAACCGGTGGAGCCGACGCCTTCCGCGAACAGGCCTTCCTGGTCCTGGCCACCCTGGCCGGATGGCGGGGCGAACGCGCCGACCAGGTGAAGCGCTCGCTGGAGCAATTCATCGAATCGACCGGCGAATAGTTACTCTCCCGGCAACCGTAGGAGGCTCCGTTGGTCACGATTGGCATGAACTACTTCGTCCTGCCCGGCAAGGAAAAGATCTTCGAGGGCGCCTGCGCGAACGTGTTAGGCGCGTTGCGGAATGCTTCTGGCCACGACGAATCAAAGATCTTCCGCAACGTCGAGGCCGGCGAGCCCGAATACCTGATCGTCTCACGATGGAGCGACGAGAAGGACTTCCAGGAGTTCTGCAGCTCGGATGCCTTCCGAAAGGTGACGAACTGGGGGAAAGAGAACATTCTCTCCGGTCGCCCCAGCCACACCACCTACGGCAACAGCTGAGCGGAGGGCGAAGCCGCGCGCGTCGATCTCGCCGCTGGCCGGGTTGAACTTGCCGTCACGGAACTGGCCCTTGCGCCGCTCGTAGGCGCTCCTCTCGCCGGCCGTGGTGCGGCGCCAAGCCCCTTCGGCGGAGCACTCGGTGCTTCGCGTCATCGCCGCTTCCAGGATCAACGGCTCGCTGAGGATCCATCCTACGAGGTAGAGCGGGCGCTGGAAGCCGAGCTTCAGCACCAGGGCTGGACGGTCCAGTTGCGTGGGCGCGCAGACGGAGTTCAGGGCCTGAGCCAGGGCCCGGCGACCCCCATCGTCGTCGAAGAAGTGAAGACCGGGATCGGCAAGCTCGATCCCTCCCAAAAGCGCGCGGAAGCCTATGCGCTCCAGGCCGCGACCTACGCGTGGATGATCGCATGCACCACCGACCGCACCGTGGAGGCGCGAATCCTGTGGTGGGCGCTCGATCAGCCGGCTCCGACGTCGATCCCGATTCCTTGGAGCCCGGAGGAAACCGAGGCGCGGATTCGGGGCCGCCTGGATGTGCTCTTCGAGGAAATCCAGGCCACGGCGAAGCGCCACGCCAGCCAGAGAGAAGCCGCTGCGAGGCTGCGTCTTCCCCATCGCCAGTGGCGACCCGCCCAGCAAGAAATCTCGAGCGCCGTCGAACGAGCCGTCGATACGGGCGAGCATCTCTTGCTGCAAGCCCCTACCGGCTCCGGAAAGACCGGCGCCAGCTTGCTTCCGGTCGCGCGCGCAGCCCTCTTGCAGAACAGGCGTGTCTTCTTCCTGACGGGCCGCCGCACCCAGCAACGCTTGCCCCTGCATACCCTCGCCCGGATCGCTCCAGCCGGGCTTCCCTTCGCCGTCCAACTACGTGCCAAGCGCGATCTCTGCGCGACGGGCATCGCGTGGTGCCACGAATCCGCCTGCGACCTGGCCGCCGACCCGGGCCCGCGCGGGGATCGTGTGCTGGCCGAACTACGCGACGAGGGTGTGCTCGACGGTGCGCGGGTATTCGCCCAGGGCGCGGAAGAGAACGTCTGCCCCTACGCCCTCTCTCATACGCTGGGAGAGCAGTTGCCGTTCAACGTGGCCGACGTTCACCACCTGATCCACCCGAATCCCTTGCGCGGCAGAGCCGGCGAAGACGTCTTCGAGGGCGCGATCGTCGTCGTAGACGAGGTACACAACCTGTTGGAACGCGCCCGGGAAGCCGGTAGCGCCAACCTCGACGCCGGCCTGGTGCGCGGCGCGATCGAGCGCGCTGCGCTCGGGAGCGATCCCCACCACCGAGCCCAACGAGATCTGGCAGAGCAGACACTCGCCGTGTTGGAGGCCACCGCCAGCGAAGCGGGAATTGCGGGGCTTGGCGACGAGCCCCTCTGGGTGCCCCACGCACTTCCGCTCGGGGAACTGGCCGAGCTGGCGGAAGCCTTCGAGCCTCTCGTCGTGGAGAGCTTGATCCGGGGCGGGGCCGCTCCGGAGGCCGGGCCCGAGCCGTTCAACGAATTGGCGTTCGCTGTGGCGCGGCTCGCCGACGATCGCTGGGCAACCGCTAGCAGCCATGCGCCCCTGGTGGGTTGGGTTGGCGGCGAGCCGGTTCTGCGACGGCTCGAACTCGATCCCTCGTCGAGGCTTCGACGACGTTTCGCGGGGCTGCATGCCTTGATCGGGCTATCGGCCACGCTCGAACCCGTGGCGCTTCACCGCGAGGGCCTGGGCCTCGACCCGGATCGCACGAGCGTCGTGCACGTTCGTACGCCCGGCGC
This genomic interval carries:
- a CDS encoding ion transporter, which gives rise to MVRERQTVRRRLFEILELGAPEDTTSQVFDAFMCVLIVSNVIAATVETI
- a CDS encoding type II toxin-antitoxin system HipA family toxin, producing the protein MTSVAEVRLWGRSIGAVSLEDGEVDAAFQYAPEFAGSRVEVSPISMPLSNQIYSFPSLAHETFHGLPGLLADSLPDRFGNLLIDAWLATQGRPPGSLNPVERLCYTGSRGMGALEFVPSTGPDRMASDEIRIDQLVGLASDILSQRGQLRGSLAVDERHGTLADILHVGTSAGGARAKAVIAWNQATGEVRSGQLDASSGFEQWLIKFDGVSGNKDKELEDPEGYGAIEYAYSLMAAEAGIRMHPCRLMEEGGRRHFMTKRFDRDDDGKKRHMQSLGALAHLDFNAAGAHSYEQAFAAIRKLGMGTAAVEEQFHRMLFNVVGRNQDDHVKNIAFLMEKSGEWHLSPAFDVTYSYNRTGKWTAQHQMSINGKRDGFVREDFRACAKAAQLMRGRSDAMLDEVVSAVGQWEAFAAEAGVGQGETDKIRNAHRLDFE
- a CDS encoding helix-turn-helix transcriptional regulator; the protein is MKIQQSLTDAAVLEEIGKRLARQRVSAGLTQSQAATEAGLSMQTISRIENGAGAQLSSFIRLLRTLDLLDALDVLVPKPRASPIELLRLQGKQRKRASSPRSEVREKVDWSWGEDA
- a CDS encoding PilZ domain-containing protein, which translates into the protein MAGNPRDLDFGEPEREGWPEVLERRTARRQPCGLPVQVHWRGKQMPGALGDLSRSGMSLSTEAALPPGEQIRVVLEGNSTMVWRCSVVHRRPASRSLTGLGHGSVGLELRELSPTLELLLRN
- a CDS encoding antibiotic biosynthesis monooxygenase; translated protein: MVTIGMNYFVLPGKEKIFEGACANVLGALRNASGHDESKIFRNVEAGEPEYLIVSRWSDEKDFQEFCSSDAFRKVTNWGKENILSGRPSHTTYGNS
- a CDS encoding ATP-dependent DNA helicase: MRGRADGVQGLSQGPATPIVVEEVKTGIGKLDPSQKRAEAYALQAATYAWMIACTTDRTVEARILWWALDQPAPTSIPIPWSPEETEARIRGRLDVLFEEIQATAKRHASQREAAARLRLPHRQWRPAQQEISSAVERAVDTGEHLLLQAPTGSGKTGASLLPVARAALLQNRRVFFLTGRRTQQRLPLHTLARIAPAGLPFAVQLRAKRDLCATGIAWCHESACDLAADPGPRGDRVLAELRDEGVLDGARVFAQGAEENVCPYALSHTLGEQLPFNVADVHHLIHPNPLRGRAGEDVFEGAIVVVDEVHNLLERAREAGSANLDAGLVRGAIERAALGSDPHHRAQRDLAEQTLAVLEATASEAGIAGLGDEPLWVPHALPLGELAELAEAFEPLVVESLIRGGAAPEAGPEPFNELAFAVARLADDRWATASSHAPLVGWVGGEPVLRRLELDPSSRLRRRFAGLHALIGLSATLEPVALHREGLGLDPDRTSVVHVRTPGAGDRQRVVIDPGVDTTYKARTRQMPSIARRLVAFAEQVPGNTLAVLPSHEFLEKIRNALPSYSGWLEAQSRQDGEAERSARLAVLGERRDVLLLAVAGGLYTEGVDYPGELLHAVAVVGPCLPPPTLERRLLAEHLEERLGDGRDAAFAVPGMTRAIQAVGRLLRTPEDRGVVLLLGRRFLREPYRSLLPEAWLDGAEPEALVADPPEAAHAFFSSQPGSTS